GAGCCCGTTGGCGCAGACGTCCACGTCCGTGCAATTGCGCCGCTCCAAACCTAGCGGTTTGCGCACCTCCCACACTATCAACAGTTGCTTAAGGGGAAAGGAAGTATTTACAGATTCAGTATAAAATGACTTACAGCGGCATCACCGTTTGTTTGACCGGCATATTCAATGAATCAAGCTGCCGGGTAAGGCTGAGCCGGTATAGGTTAAAGCTGTCCATCAACTCTTTTTTAACCGGAAGTGCCGGGGGGGATTCAACTTTCAGCGGGTCAACAGGGGTTCCGTTTTTGTAGAATCGGAAATCCAGATGCGGACCCGTGGATAAACCCGAGCTTCCTACATATCCGATAACCTGTCCCTGCCGCACCCTCGCACCGGATTTAATCCCGGGGCCATATCCGCTCAGATGCAGGTATGCCGTTGAATAAGTGGCATTGTGTTTGATCTTGACCATACGGCCGGCGCCACCCGCATAACGTACATCGGTAACCGTTCCGCTGCCCACACTGTGAACCGGGGTTCCTTTGGGTGCGGCATAATCTACCCCATGGTGAGGCCGGCGGATGCGGAGCACGGGATGCAGCCTGCTGTTGGAGAAACGTGATGAAATTCTTGAAAACTTCAGAGGAGCTTTCAGAAATGCTTTCCGCAGGCTCTGACCTTTATCGTCAAAATAGTCAGCCGTTCCATCCTGAACAAAACGGAAGGCAAAATTATCCTTTCCGCCATGAAAAAATCGTGCCGATATAATATTGCCCAGTCCGATCTGTTCACCTTCGACCTGGAGTTCTTCATAGAAAACAGTAAAATTATCACCCGGCTGAATGGCATAGAAATCAATTGACCAGGCATAGATTTCCGAGAGGGATACGGTGAGATTCGGACTTGCCCCTGCATCAGTCATGGCATTCCATAACGAGGAGGTGATGGTTCCTGAAGCCGATCTTAATTTAACCTGTACTTCTTTTTCTCCCGTATGAATATGCAGCGAATCTCCGGTTTCAAAAACGACGTATTGCGTCGGGCTATGCTCATAAATAAAATATTCAGCCCGCTTAAGGGAGTCATTGGTACATAAAACCGTGTACTTATTGCCTGACCTGATGCGCCTGACATCAAAAATGCCCGCCGATTTCCTTGCCAGTTGCTCAATTGCAAGAGGACCAACACCGTACTTATTCAGGATTGCAGAAAGGTTCTCCCCGGGACTAATTACATCTTTAACGATGTAAAAAGAATCAACGACAATCCCGTATTCCATCCTGGGCTCCGGCTCGTAGACATTCTCCGGTTCCGGCGCTTTCCGCAGTGCCGACATGTAGTAATCCAGTGTAAAAGTCAGTACTATTGCAACAACAATCAATACTCCGGCTTCAATTAATCTCTTCCTCGTGATAAACTTCATCTTTTATTATATTAATAGGCATTTCCGGTGTAAACGCAGCCGGCCGTGACTTATTGCAATCTTCCTTCGATCGGGCCTGATAAATTCATAATGGAACCAGCGTAACAACCGGAGCATCCGCCTGTTCCAGACTAATCAGCACGCTGCTTTGTATCCATTGGAATTACCGTGGCTTTCTGACTCTGGCCGGGTGCATTAAACAGATAACGGTAAGTAATATGCCGTTTGGCAAAATGCGACCCTACTGCTTCATGCAATTGTTTCATCTTAGGATTGAAATCTCCGACCCATGACAACTCGACCTCTTTATATCCGGGGCGCTTGTTCATCACCTTCTCCATATGCCAGAAAATGGCGGACTCGATGCCTGACTTCTGATACTTTGGCCGCACACCCATCACAGTAATACGGGTCCGGGTGAAAACATTCCTTTTACTGTAGTACCAGAATTTCAGCTTACCAAAAAGGTTGAGCTTCCCGTTGAGATACCTGAAAATCTGGTTTGCATCGGGAATCATAACCAGAAAAGCTGCAGGATTATCATCCACATAGGCAAACCAGATAAACTCCTCATCCATAATGGGCTTCATCTCGTTCAGGGCTTTGCGGAGATCGTCGGGATTGATAGGGGTAAAATTTTCATGGAACTGCCAACCGTCATCGTAGATGGTTTTAAAATCCCGGATAAACTGTTCACTATCCTTCCAGGAAAAATGCCGGAAGCTGTATCCCGGCTTTTGCCTGACCCAGTCGGCGATTTTCCAGAATCGCTCCGGAAAAGGCTTTGTGATATCAAGGTGATTGGTTACCTGCTCAAAGTAGGGTCTGAACCCATAGCTCTCGAAAAAGTCTTTGTAATAAGGATGGTGATAATTCATGCCGAAACTTGGCGGCATAAATCCTTCGACCAGTAGCCCCCAGAAGTTATCGTTCTCTCCGAAGTTAATGGGTCCGTCCATTGCCTCCATGCCCTTTTCCTTCAGCCAGGCCTTACAGGTATCAAATAAAAGGTATGCAGCTTCCCTGTTGTTGATACACTCAAAAAAGCCCATTCCACCGGTTGGTTGGTCAAAATTGAAAGCCTTTTTCCGGTTGATGAATGCTGCTACCCTTCCTATTGCCTTGTTGTGATCATCATAGAGGATCCACCGGATGGCTTCGCCATGGGCAAAAAAAACATTCACCCCGGGGTCAAACACCGCTTCAACCATATTATCAAGCGGACAAATCCAGTTTTTATCACCCTTGTATATATCTCTTGCAACATCCAGAAAAACCCGGGCGGTTGATTTATCGGTAACTTCTTTCAGAACCATGGCAGGAAAGTTTGATCGTTATTAACAGGCAAAGGTAAGGAGAATTGAAAATCCACACTCCCCGGCGGATAATAATTGCGCAATAGGATTATTCGTTAAATGATGTGCTGGTTTTTCACATCGGGATTACTATCAGGTCATTAAAGACCAAGTTTTTATCAGAAAAAATAATCAGTACGGGTTAAAGGTTTA
This sequence is a window from Lentimicrobium saccharophilum. Protein-coding genes within it:
- a CDS encoding M23 family metallopeptidase translates to MKFITRKRLIEAGVLIVVAIVLTFTLDYYMSALRKAPEPENVYEPEPRMEYGIVVDSFYIVKDVISPGENLSAILNKYGVGPLAIEQLARKSAGIFDVRRIRSGNKYTVLCTNDSLKRAEYFIYEHSPTQYVVFETGDSLHIHTGEKEVQVKLRSASGTITSSLWNAMTDAGASPNLTVSLSEIYAWSIDFYAIQPGDNFTVFYEELQVEGEQIGLGNIISARFFHGGKDNFAFRFVQDGTADYFDDKGQSLRKAFLKAPLKFSRISSRFSNSRLHPVLRIRRPHHGVDYAAPKGTPVHSVGSGTVTDVRYAGGAGRMVKIKHNATYSTAYLHLSGYGPGIKSGARVRQGQVIGYVGSSGLSTGPHLDFRFYKNGTPVDPLKVESPPALPVKKELMDSFNLYRLSLTRQLDSLNMPVKQTVMPL
- a CDS encoding GNAT family N-acetyltransferase; translation: MVLKEVTDKSTARVFLDVARDIYKGDKNWICPLDNMVEAVFDPGVNVFFAHGEAIRWILYDDHNKAIGRVAAFINRKKAFNFDQPTGGMGFFECINNREAAYLLFDTCKAWLKEKGMEAMDGPINFGENDNFWGLLVEGFMPPSFGMNYHHPYYKDFFESYGFRPYFEQVTNHLDITKPFPERFWKIADWVRQKPGYSFRHFSWKDSEQFIRDFKTIYDDGWQFHENFTPINPDDLRKALNEMKPIMDEEFIWFAYVDDNPAAFLVMIPDANQIFRYLNGKLNLFGKLKFWYYSKRNVFTRTRITVMGVRPKYQKSGIESAIFWHMEKVMNKRPGYKEVELSWVGDFNPKMKQLHEAVGSHFAKRHITYRYLFNAPGQSQKATVIPMDTKQRAD